CCGCCCCTTCCGCCAAGTCAATACATTCAAAAACATTCCTATCCTTCCTAATCCCCCTAATCCCTATCTCCGTAGCCGCAGCGCTTCCTTTTCGAAGTATTTCTGAAGTATAGACCCGGCGATCGGCGCGGCCTTGAGTCCGCCGCCGTACTCTTCGCCCAGGGTGTCGCCTTCCATCACCACAGCGATTGCGATTTTCGGGTTGTCGTAAGGCGCGAAGCAGATGAACCAGGCGAAGTTGATGATGCCCTTTTGTTTTCCGTCCTCGTACACGGCTTTCTGCGCCGTTCCAGTTTTTCCTGCGATCTTCAGGTCATCGAGCTTGTACACGCGACTCAGGATCTTGGCCGTTCCGGTGAGGGTGCATTGACGCATTCCGTCAACGAGGGCGGCACGCTGCTGAGGAGTGAGGCCGATGGACTCCGTCTTTAGCTTGGGTCGGTTTGGGTCATGGATAAGCGTGGGGGGGGTGTGAATCTCGTTGCGTGCAACCGAGGCAATGAAGGTCGCCATCTGCAGGGGTGTGACCACCAGGAAGCCCTGCCCAATTGAGAAATTGGCGGTGTCGCCTGGAAACCAGCGCTGGCTGAAATGCTTCTGCTTCCACTCCGTCGAAGGCACCAGCATGCGCCTGGTTTCGAACGGCAGCTCGATGCCCGTTGGCTTATCCAGTTGGAAACGCTTTGCCTCGTTGGCGAGCGCATCGGCACCCATGGCCAGTCCCTGGCTGTAGAAGAACACGTTGCAGCTGAGCGAAATTGATTGGGGCAGCCCAATCTGACCGTGTGCATGGCGGTCGTGGCAGGGGAACATCCGATTGCCCACTTGCAGTTGGCCAAGGCAATGCACCTCGCTGTCGACGCGGGTCGTCCCGGCATGCAGGCCCGCGATCGCCGTCAGAATCTTGAACGATGAGCCGGGAGGATAAAGACCTTGCAGGGCCCGGTTGGACCAGGCTCCTGATTCGTGGATCACCTTCGCCTTCTCGTTGCTCAGGCGCGGCGTGAAGTCGTTCAGGTCATAGTTGGGCGAGGAGGCAAGGACGAGGACCTCGCCTGTGTTGACGTCAATCGCGACGGCTGCGCCAGCGTTGCCCTCGGAGTCCTCGTCTCCCATCGCCTCTTCCGCCGCCTGTTGCAGGTCGATGTCCAGGGAGGTCGTGATGTTGTCGCCCTGCACGGGCACGCGACGGTGAAGCGGAGGCTCCACGCGATAACCAGCCGGGTCGACGCGGTAGATCGTGCCGCCGGCCTGTCCCTTGAGCGTGTCGTTGTAGCGCCGCTCGAGGCCATCCTTTCCGACGGTTCCGCGCATCTTGAACGTGGTCAGCTCTTCGCCGGGGAAATCGGAAATGGAGACCTCGTCATCGGCCAAAACGTAGCCGAGCGTGTGCGCCGCCGCGCTCTTGTAGGGATAATAGCGCGTGCTGGCGGCATAAACCTGCAGGGGCGAACGGACCGGCAATTGCTCGACGAGCTTGGCATATTCCTCCGGCTTCAGGTCATCGATCAAAATGAACGGAAGAAGAAGCTGCTGATTGAAGTGGCGATTCAAGTCGCCCGCCTCCACCTTGTCGGTTCTCCCAAGGGTCGCGTTTATCTGGTCAAGGTAGCGCTGGACTACGGTGTAACGCGCGATCTGGCGGATCTGGCCTGCGTTTGGGAGGTCCTTGTCACCAAGCTCGCGGTAATTTTTTCGAATGAGAATCTCCTCGCGACGGAACTCCTTGCGAAGCTCGTCCAGATTGAGGGTGACGGAAAATCTGGCGCGGTTCCCGACGAGCAGTCGCCCTTCGCGATCGTAGATGTTCCCCCGGGGGCCGGGCATCAGAATGCGCCTTTGGTTCTGCTGGCGCTCGCGCTCGTGGTAAACGTCGGACTTGATCAACTGCTGGTACGCGAGACCTCCACCGAGGACCAAAATCAACAAGGCCACGACAGGATAGAAGAAGAGAATGCGCGTGTCGTACCCCTTGTGCGCCTCAAGGCCACTCGTGGTGTGCTCGGTGGATTGCGGATGTGAACCCATGGGACAGGTCAGAACAGACCGCGGGTCTCACGTCTCAGATCCACGCCAAACCAAGAGAGCACGTGTTCAGTGAAGGAAAAATACCAGGGGGCAACCAGAGCGACGAGGAGAGAGGAGAGGCCGGCCTCCATCAGCACGCGACTCATGAGACGGCCCGGGGTTGGACCGTACCAGATGTAATTCAAGGTGAAGGCTGCATGGACGACGACCGTTGCCAGGATGGAGATCACGGTGCCAACCAGGTTTTCCTCACGCGGCACCCGCTGGCGCACGCGGAAGATCAGGAGGAAAATCACGAGGTAGAGCAGGGCGTGCAGCCCGAATCGAACGGGTGCCAATGCGTCCGCCATGAGGCCAAGGCAAATGACAGAGCGCCAGCCGGAGGTGAAGTCGAGCCGTAGTGCGGCAAAGGCGAGGGGAAGGCCAAAGGTGAAGACGCTGAGCGCGGCGGAGGCGAATGCGTGATTGATCTCCCGGGTGACCACAAGGAGCAGCCAGCCGCAGGCGACTGTCGCGAGAACGGTGCGTAGCGTGCTCATGGCGCGGCGGGGGCGAGGGGCGCGATCGGAGCTACCTCCCGGGGCACGAGGACGGTGACTTCAGTCACCGAGAGGAGACGCGGGTCGAGGAGGACTTCGCCCGACTTGAAAAGGCCGTCGGGTCCCGGCTCCAGGCGCGTGATCTCGCCGATGACTATCCCTGGCGGGAAAACGCCCCCAAGCCCGGACGTCACCAGGCGCAGGGGTGCGGTGGGACTCGCGAATACGTCGAGCGGCACAAACTCTACCCGACCTCGCGGGCGGGCCATGCCGGCGTTGATACCCCCCTGAAAGTTAATCGGGCGGGTGTCACCCTCGATGGCAGCTGCCAGTCGGAGACTCGGGTTGCTGATGAGCTCGACGACCGAGGTGTATAGCCCTGTCTCTGACACCCGGCCCACCACACCTCCGACGAAGATGACCGGTGCACCGACTTTGATGCCGTGGACCGAGCCCTTGCGGATGACGAGACGCTGCCACCAGGCGGTGAAATCACGGCGCGCCACGCGGGCGGTCTCGGCGCGATAGTTGGGCTGAGGGGGCAATCGCAGCAGCTCTTCAAGGCGCGAAATCTCCCCGCGCAGGGCCGCGTTCTCCTGGATGGAAACTTCGTAGGCGGAATTCAGTCGCGACAGTTGTTGCCCGGCGACAATCAACTCATCCTTCGACCTCGTGCGCAGCGACCAGTACTCCTGCAGGTCGCGCACCGCCGAGGGAGCCACCTCCAGCGGTGCCTGAAACTCGAAAAAGGAGACGCGGGCGATGCGCTTGGCGCCGGCAGGAACGAGAGCCCATGCGGCGACCGCGATGGCCAGGACGAAGAACGGTCTGGCTTGGTCTAGGCGCAACGGCCTCACATGTTTTGCATCACCCAGTTGAGGTCGTTCAAGACCGCGCCGGTGCCGTTTGCGACGGCAGAGAGCGGGTCATCTGCGACTGTCACGGGAAGACCTGTCTTTTCGCTGAGAAGGCGGTCGATGCCGCGAATCAGTGAGCCGCCTCCGGCCATGACAAACCCTCGGTCGACCAGGTCGGCGGAAAGTTCTGGTGGGCAGCGCTCGAGGGTGGTGCGGACGGCG
This portion of the Opitutaceae bacterium genome encodes:
- the mrdA gene encoding penicillin-binding protein 2 → MGSHPQSTEHTTSGLEAHKGYDTRILFFYPVVALLILVLGGGLAYQQLIKSDVYHERERQQNQRRILMPGPRGNIYDREGRLLVGNRARFSVTLNLDELRKEFRREEILIRKNYRELGDKDLPNAGQIRQIARYTVVQRYLDQINATLGRTDKVEAGDLNRHFNQQLLLPFILIDDLKPEEYAKLVEQLPVRSPLQVYAASTRYYPYKSAAAHTLGYVLADDEVSISDFPGEELTTFKMRGTVGKDGLERRYNDTLKGQAGGTIYRVDPAGYRVEPPLHRRVPVQGDNITTSLDIDLQQAAEEAMGDEDSEGNAGAAVAIDVNTGEVLVLASSPNYDLNDFTPRLSNEKAKVIHESGAWSNRALQGLYPPGSSFKILTAIAGLHAGTTRVDSEVHCLGQLQVGNRMFPCHDRHAHGQIGLPQSISLSCNVFFYSQGLAMGADALANEAKRFQLDKPTGIELPFETRRMLVPSTEWKQKHFSQRWFPGDTANFSIGQGFLVVTPLQMATFIASVARNEIHTPPTLIHDPNRPKLKTESIGLTPQQRAALVDGMRQCTLTGTAKILSRVYKLDDLKIAGKTGTAQKAVYEDGKQKGIINFAWFICFAPYDNPKIAIAVVMEGDTLGEEYGGGLKAAPIAGSILQKYFEKEALRLRR
- the mreC gene encoding rod shape-determining protein MreC gives rise to the protein MRLDQARPFFVLAIAVAAWALVPAGAKRIARVSFFEFQAPLEVAPSAVRDLQEYWSLRTRSKDELIVAGQQLSRLNSAYEVSIQENAALRGEISRLEELLRLPPQPNYRAETARVARRDFTAWWQRLVIRKGSVHGIKVGAPVIFVGGVVGRVSETGLYTSVVELISNPSLRLAAAIEGDTRPINFQGGINAGMARPRGRVEFVPLDVFASPTAPLRLVTSGLGGVFPPGIVIGEITRLEPGPDGLFKSGEVLLDPRLLSVTEVTVLVPREVAPIAPLAPAAP